Below is a window of Undibacterium sp. YM2 DNA.
AGCAAAAGCCCGCGACCAGATCCGTCTGGAGCAACGGACCAATGAAGCAGACAAGGCAAAAATGCAGGCAGATCAGGCCAAGGCACAAGCTGATCAGGCAAGATTGGCTGCGCAAGTAGCGCAGGGCGAAGCCAGCGAAGCCCAGCGCAGAGCACAGGAAGAGCAGGCAAAAGCACTGGAAATGCAAAACCGTAATGCAGCCCTTGAATCACAACTGGCAGATTTGCAAGCCAAGACGACGGTGCGAGGTATCGTGATTACCCTGGGTGATGTGTTGTTTGGTGTAGATCAGTCAAAATTGAACCCGGATGGTATGCGCACCGTACAAAAGCTGGCGACAGTCTTGCAAAACAATATGCAAAGAACAGTGCTGGTTGAAGGACATACTGACAATACAGGTTCACATGCACATAACCAGGATCTGTCAGAACGTCGTGCCAATGCTGTGCGTAGTGCCCTGGTGTTGATGGGTGTATCACGTGACCGTATTGAAACCAAGGGCTACGGCGAAGCCTTCCCTATAGCTGAAAATAATACAGCGCAAAATCGCCAGTTCAACCGTCGCGTAGAGATCATTTTATCCGATGCCAACGGCAAGATCCTGCCGCGCTAATTACCAGACTCAAAAAGGAAAGGAATAATCATGAGCTACCTAATGCCTACCACATTGCGTACCAAATATATCTTGCCCGTGCTATCTGCTTCTTTGCTGATATTGGCGGGTTGCAATAAAGCGCCAGATGGTGCTGCACCAAATGCGTCCACGACTATTGGCGTGGAAATTGATGATTCTGTCATCACGACAAAAGTCAAAACTGCGATGATGTCTGACGATATCATCAAGGGTGCCGACGTCAAAATTGAAACCCGCAAGGGTGAAGTCTTGCTGAGTGGCTTTGCCGACAACCAGGCGCAAATCGACCACAGTGCTGCTGTAGCAATGGCGGTCGAAGGCGTCAAGAAAGTCGATAATAAACTCGTCCTGAAAGAAGGCAAACAAACTGTCGGTAACAAGATCGACGATAGTGTTATCACTGCTGGCATAAAGACAGCGATGCTGCAGGATGCCCAAATGAAAAGCATGGATGTCGCCGTGGTCACCCGCAAAGGAGAGGTGCAACTGAGCGGTTTTGTTGATAGCGAGTTGCAGGCAACGCATGCAATAGAAGTGGCAAAAAGTGTCTCTGGCGTGCAAAGCGTGATCAATAACCTCAAGGTTAAAAACTAGTCACTAAAGCTGATACGCATTGGCCGCATCTTGCTTCCCCACATTATTTATGGACGTGGGGAAGTATTGGTTTATCTAATTGAGAAAATATCATGACAAATGAATTGAATGAAAAGCGGGTGCCTGTTAAACCTGAACCAGAAGAAAAAAAGAAAATCATACAGAAGAAGGAAGATGATCTCGATGAGGCACTGGATGAAGGTTTTCCGGCCAGTGACCCGGTGGCCATTTCAATCACACCACAGAAAGTGGTCAAGATCCCCGGATCTGACGCGAAAAAATAATTCTTGTTAAGATTAATGCTGGCAGGAGTGAGCTCTCATTGAGCCCGCTCTTGCTTGCTGGTGATAAAGGATAGTAACTGCCTTTGTTGATGTGCAAGAGCTGTCTGCAAAGTATCAGGTTTTCACAACCAGTATTCAAGCCGTCTGGCCAGCCATTCTTTTAGTTTGATCATTGCCGGGCGTTGTTGCCAGGTTTCCAGCGTGACCTCGGTAGACAGGCGCAAGTCTTCTTTGAAGGCGTTCTCCAT
It encodes the following:
- a CDS encoding BON domain-containing protein, whose product is MSYLMPTTLRTKYILPVLSASLLILAGCNKAPDGAAPNASTTIGVEIDDSVITTKVKTAMMSDDIIKGADVKIETRKGEVLLSGFADNQAQIDHSAAVAMAVEGVKKVDNKLVLKEGKQTVGNKIDDSVITAGIKTAMLQDAQMKSMDVAVVTRKGEVQLSGFVDSELQATHAIEVAKSVSGVQSVINNLKVKN
- a CDS encoding OmpA family protein, whose protein sequence is MNKKIFAPVMLMTAMVLSACSTVPKTTSLLDQTRMDYQAAQNNPNVQTLAPLEMRQADVAMNDANNAAKDNESSEKIDRLAYLAKQKIGIAQELAKQKQAEAAVADAAKARDQIRLEQRTNEADKAKMQADQAKAQADQARLAAQVAQGEASEAQRRAQEEQAKALEMQNRNAALESQLADLQAKTTVRGIVITLGDVLFGVDQSKLNPDGMRTVQKLATVLQNNMQRTVLVEGHTDNTGSHAHNQDLSERRANAVRSALVLMGVSRDRIETKGYGEAFPIAENNTAQNRQFNRRVEIILSDANGKILPR